The proteins below are encoded in one region of Nitrospira sp.:
- a CDS encoding threonine synthase gives MRQRCIQCEATYPLETVCYTCAACGGLLEIRLDADRFADPRFEGRGVWRYAAMLPGADGPRVSLREGDTGLYRCDRLGPALGIRNLYIKNEGDNPTGSFKDRGMTVGVTWAQRIGFKAVACASTGNTSASMAAYAARAGMRAIVLIPDGKIAMGKLAQAIVHGAEVVRIRGDFDDAMKLVRELSEADGAIYLLNSINPFRLEGQKTLAFELVETLGAAPDVVIAPMGNAGNISAIWKGFTELECARRIDRLPRMIGAQAEHAAPIVHYLRDHAECRVEKAETVATAIRIGAPVNWPKAVAAIRASGGDANLVTDEEIIAAQRRLASEEGLFVEPASAAPLAYLARHGVDAETVVCVCTGHGLKDPDAVLRDCPETKIAEPGLDALRAALGV, from the coding sequence GTGCGGCAGCGCTGTATTCAATGCGAAGCGACCTATCCGCTCGAAACCGTGTGCTACACCTGCGCGGCGTGTGGCGGATTGCTGGAGATTCGACTGGACGCCGATCGCTTCGCCGACCCGCGCTTCGAGGGGCGCGGTGTCTGGCGTTACGCGGCGATGCTGCCGGGGGCGGACGGGCCGCGCGTGTCGCTGCGCGAGGGGGATACGGGTCTGTATCGCTGCGATCGGCTTGGTCCGGCGCTGGGCATCCGGAACCTCTACATCAAGAACGAAGGCGACAACCCGACTGGATCGTTCAAGGATCGCGGGATGACGGTGGGCGTGACCTGGGCCCAGCGAATTGGATTCAAAGCCGTCGCCTGCGCGTCCACTGGTAACACATCCGCTTCGATGGCGGCGTATGCGGCGCGCGCCGGAATGCGCGCGATCGTGCTGATTCCCGACGGCAAGATCGCTATGGGAAAACTGGCGCAGGCGATTGTGCACGGCGCCGAAGTCGTGCGGATTCGCGGCGATTTTGATGACGCGATGAAGCTCGTGCGCGAGCTCTCGGAGGCCGACGGCGCGATCTATCTGCTGAACTCGATCAACCCATTTCGGCTCGAGGGACAGAAGACGCTCGCGTTCGAACTGGTGGAGACGCTGGGGGCGGCGCCGGATGTCGTCATCGCGCCGATGGGCAATGCGGGCAACATCAGCGCCATCTGGAAGGGTTTCACGGAGTTGGAATGCGCGCGCCGCATTGATCGCCTGCCGCGCATGATCGGCGCGCAGGCCGAGCACGCCGCCCCGATTGTCCATTACTTGCGCGATCACGCCGAATGCCGCGTGGAAAAAGCCGAAACAGTGGCGACGGCGATTCGCATCGGCGCGCCAGTGAACTGGCCGAAGGCGGTGGCGGCGATTCGCGCTTCGGGCGGCGACGCGAATCTGGTCACGGATGAGGAGATCATCGCCGCCCAGCGGCGCCTGGCGAGTGAAGAGGGCCTGTTTGTAGAGCCCGCGTCCGCCGCGCCGCTCGCGTATCTGGCGCGGCACGGCGTCGACGCGGAGACTGTCGTTTGCGTCTGCACCGGGCACGGCCTGAAAGACCCCGACGCGGTGCTGCGCGATTGTCCGGAAACGAAAATCGCCGAACCGGGACTGGACGCGCTGCGCGCAGCGTTGGGAGT
- the thrB gene encoding homoserine kinase, with translation MAHDKTVERFDLMTPTRATAWTSVANLGHGYDSLALAVDLAADIVTVSPADRDTLTVGGPQSDSAPADFATNTATVAITALREAHQLRDPIHVHIEKHVRSGSGTGSSAASAAAAVFAYAAACDLGLSREELTRFAAEGERASAGTAHPDNVAAALFGGFTICWRDPHPLVVPLAVPQHWRFVLARPEQVLRTEASRAAVPATVTIAEHVAGCAGTARIVAALARNDVRLFGAAIQNGLVDRARAPLITGFAAARDAALSAGAVGVCLAGSGPTLMAVTADAENAEGIAAAMRDGFAASGVRSESFVTAAAQGARLLPVGD, from the coding sequence GTTCGATCTCATGACGCCGACACGTGCTACGGCCTGGACTTCCGTCGCCAACCTCGGGCATGGCTACGATTCGCTGGCGCTGGCGGTCGATCTGGCGGCGGACATCGTGACGGTCTCGCCGGCCGACCGGGACACACTGACGGTGGGCGGCCCCCAGTCCGATTCGGCCCCGGCCGACTTCGCGACCAACACGGCGACGGTGGCGATCACGGCGCTGCGCGAGGCGCATCAACTGCGCGATCCGATTCACGTCCACATTGAAAAACACGTGCGCTCGGGAAGCGGCACGGGCTCGAGCGCGGCAAGCGCGGCGGCGGCGGTGTTCGCTTATGCGGCGGCCTGCGATCTGGGATTGTCGCGCGAGGAGTTGACGCGCTTTGCCGCGGAAGGCGAACGGGCCTCGGCCGGCACGGCGCATCCGGACAATGTCGCCGCGGCGCTGTTTGGCGGATTCACGATCTGCTGGCGCGATCCGCATCCGCTTGTGGTGCCGCTGGCCGTGCCGCAGCACTGGCGATTCGTGCTCGCGCGGCCGGAACAGGTGTTGCGGACCGAGGCGTCCCGGGCGGCTGTGCCGGCGACAGTGACGATCGCCGAGCATGTCGCGGGCTGCGCCGGCACGGCGCGGATTGTCGCGGCGCTGGCGCGGAATGATGTGCGGCTGTTTGGCGCCGCGATTCAAAACGGGCTCGTGGATCGCGCGCGTGCGCCGCTGATTACCGGCTTTGCCGCCGCGCGTGACGCCGCGCTGAGCGCGGGCGCGGTTGGCGTCTGCCTGGCGGGCTCAGGACCGACGCTGATGGCGGTCACCGCTGACGCGGAAAACGCGGAGGGTATCGCCGCCGCGATGCGGGATGGATTCGCGGCGAGCGGCGTAAGATCGGAATCATTCGTCACGGCGGCCGCACAGGGCGCCCGGCTGCTGCCGGTGGGGGATTGA